The proteins below come from a single Cannabis sativa cultivar Pink pepper isolate KNU-18-1 chromosome 3, ASM2916894v1, whole genome shotgun sequence genomic window:
- the LOC115708989 gene encoding uncharacterized protein LOC115708989 has translation METSEDDRKCSDKKMEGDDGWRIVEGLRGRLLAERQASRIAKEESESMETKLIELEKLLKEEINLRNKAEKKLKRIKKKLQSFNICSSKSVESSEQSCCSEKSEVSCRSLFTVTSSSTSSGPIDSEENESNFHVTSRKSTKNHESPNTENPIDQGTASFEDFYDNPSNKSSSADFRCSVEENEIDHEDYVDDSFALVPINYCVAEAPKRIELNPVHENVSEALDSLKYIREKIQSSMEIRCMVRVGPT, from the exons ATGGAAACTAGTGAAGATGACAGAAAATGCAG TGACAAGAAAATGGAAGGAGATGATGGTTGGAGAATTGTAGAGGGCTTAAGAGGAAGGCTTCTTGCAGAGAGACAGGCTTCAAGGATTGCTAAAGAGGAATCAGAAAGCATGGAGACTAag CTAATAGAGCTAGAGAAACTGTTAAAAGAAGAGATAAATCTGAGGAACAAAGCTGAAAAGAAGCTTAAGAGGATAAAGAAAAAGCTTCAAAGTTTCAACATTTGTTCATCCAAATCAGTGGAATCATCAGAACAATCATGTTGTTCAGAGAAGAGTGAAGTTTCTTGTAGATCATTATTCACTGTCACATCTAGTAGTACTTCTTCAGGCCCCATTGACTCAGAAGAGAATGAGTCAAATTTTCATGTTACCTCACGAAAATCAACGAAAAATCATGAAAGTCCTAATACTGAGAACCCAATTGATCAAGGTACTGCCAGCTTTGAAGATTTCTATGATAACCCAAGTAATAAATCAAG CTCTGCAGACTTTCGATGTTCAGTGGAAGAGAATGAGATTGATCACGAGGATTATGTAGATGACTCTTTTGCACTTGTGCCAATTAATTACTGTGTAGCTGAAGCCCCTAAAAGGATTGAGCTAAACCCAGTTCATGAAAATGTATCAGAAGCTCTTGACTCACTTAAGTATATCAGAGAAAAAATTCAAAGCTCAATGGAAATAAGATGTATGGTTAGAGTTGGCCCTACTTAA